The following are encoded together in the Bos javanicus breed banteng chromosome X, ARS-OSU_banteng_1.0, whole genome shotgun sequence genome:
- the DDX3X gene encoding ATP-dependent RNA helicase DDX3X isoform X1: protein MSHVAVENALGLDQQFAGLDLNSSDNQSGGSTASKGRYIPPHLRNREATKGFYDKDSSGWSSSKDKDAYSSFGSRSDSRGKSSFFSDRGSGSRGRFDDRGRGDYDGIGGRGDRGGFGKYERGNSRWCDKSDEDDWSKPLPPSERLEQELFSGGNTGINFEKYDDIPVEATGNNCPPHIESFSDVEMGEIIMGNIELTRYTRPTPVQKHAIPIIKEKRDLMACAQTGSGKTAAFLLPILSQIYSDGPGEALRAMKENGRYGRRKQYPISLVLAPTRELAVQIYEEARKFSYRSRVRPCVVYGGADIGQQIRDLERGCHLLVATPGRLVDMMERGKIGLDFCKYLVLDEADRMLDMGFEPQIRRIVEQDTMPPKGVRHTMMFSATFPKEIQMLARDFLDEYIFLAVGRVGSTSENITQKVVWVEESDKRSFLLDLLNATGKDSLTLVFVETKKGADSLEDFLYHEGYACTSIHGDRSQRDREEALHQFRSGKSPILVATAVAARGLDISNVKHVINFDLPSDIEEYVHRIGRTGRVGNLGLATSFFNERNINITKDLLDLLVEAKQEVPSWLENMAYEHHYKGSSRGRSKSSRFSGGFGARDYRQSSGGSSSSFSSSRASSSRSGGGGHGSSRGFGGGGYGSFYNSDGYGGNYNSQGVDWWGN, encoded by the exons ATGAGTCATGTGGCGGTGGAAAATGCGCTCGGGCTGGACCAGCAG TTTGCTGGCCTAGACCTGAACTCTTCAGATAATCAGAGTGGAGGAAGTACAGCCAGca AAGGGCGCTATATTCCTCCTCACTTAAGGAACAGAGAAGCTACTAAAG gattctATGATAAAGACAGTTCAGGGTGGAGTTCTAGTAAAGATAAGGATGCATACAGCAGTTTTGGTTCCCGTAGTGATTCAAGAGGAAAGTCTAGTTTCTTCAGTGATCGTGGAAGTGGATCAAGGGGAAG GTTTGATGATCGTGGACGAGGTGACTATGATGGCATTGGCGGCCGTGGTGACAGAGGTGGTTTTGGCAAATACGAACGTGGAAATAGCCGCTGGTGTGACAAATCAGATGAAGATGATTGGTCAAAACCACTCCCACCAAGTGAACGCTTGGAACA AGAACTCTTTTCTGGAGGCAACACTGGGATTAACTTTGAAAAATATGATGACATTCCAGTTGAGGCAACAGGCAACAACTGTCCTCCACACATTGAAAGT TTCAGTGATGTTGAGATGGGGGAAATTATTATGGGAAACATTGAGCTTACTCGTTACACTCGCCCAACTCCAGTGCAAAAGCATGCTATTCCTATTATCAAAGAGAAGAGAGACTTGATGGCCTGTGCCCAAACAG ggtCTGGAAAAACTGCAGCATTTCTCTTGCCCATCTTGAGTCAGATTTATTCTGATGGTCCCGGTGAGGCTCTGAGGGCCATGAAG GAAAATGGAAGATATGGGCGCCGCAAACAATACCCAATCTCTTTGGTGTTAGCACCAACTAGAGAATTGGCCGTACAGATCTATGAGGAAGCCAGGAAA ttttcatACCGATCTAGAGTTCGTCCTTGTGTGGTTTATGGTGGTGCTGATATTGGTCAGCAAATTCGAGACTTAGAACGTGGATGCCATTTATTAGTTGCGACTCCAGGACGTCTAGTGGATATGATGGAAAGAGGAAAAATTGGATTAGACTTCTGCAa GTACTTGGTGTTAGATGAAGCTGATCGGATGTTGGATATGGGGTTtgaacctcagatacgtagaatCGTTGAACAAGATACTATGCCACCAAAGGGAGTTCGCCACACTATGATGTTTAGTGCTACTTTCCCTAAGGAAATACAG atgctTGCTCGTGACTTCTTGGATGAATATATCTTTTTGGCCGTAGGAAGAGTTGGCTCTACCTCTGAGAACATAACACAGAAAGTAGTTtgggttgaagagtcagacaaacgGTCATTTCTGCTTGATCTTCTAAATGCAACAG GCAAAGATTCACTGACCTTAGTGTTTGTGGAGACCAAAAAGGGTGCAGATTCTCTGGAGGATTTCTTATACCATGAAGGATATGCTTGTACCAGTATCCATGGAGACCGATCTCAGAGAGATAGAGAAGAGGCCCTTCACCAGTTCCGCTCAGGAAAAAGCCCAATTCTCGTGGCTACAGCA gtAGCAGCAAGAGGACTGGACATATCAAATGTGAAACATGTTATCAATTTTGACTTGCCAAGTGATATTGAAGAATATGTACATCGCATTGGCCGTACAGGACGTGTGGGAAACCTTG GCCTTGCCACCTCATTCTTTAATGAGAGGAACATAAATATTACCAAGGATTTGTTGGATCTTCTTGTTGAAGCTAAACAGGAAGTGCCATCTTGGTTAGAAAACATGGCTTATGAACACCACTACAAGGGTAGCAGTCGTGGACGATCCAAAAG TAGTAGATTCAGTGGAGGATTTGGTGCCAGAGACTATCGACAGAGTAGTGGTGGCAGCagttccagcttcagcagcagCCGCGCCAGCAGCAGCCGCAGTGGTGGAGGTGGCCATGGAAGCAGCAGAGGGTTTGGTGGAG GTGGCTATGGAAGCTTTTACAACAGTGATGGATATGGAGGAAATTATAACTCCCAGGGGGTTGACTGGTGGGGTAACTGA
- the DDX3X gene encoding ATP-dependent RNA helicase DDX3X isoform X2 yields MSHVAVENALGLDQQFAGLDLNSSDNQSGGSTASKGRYIPPHLRNREATKGFYDKDSSGWSSSKDKDAYSSFGSRSDSRGKSSFFSDRGSGSRGRFDDRGRGDYDGIGGRGDRGGFGKYERGNSRWCDKSDEDDWSKPLPPSERLEQELFSGGNTGINFEKYDDIPVEATGNNCPPHIESFSDVEMGEIIMGNIELTRYTRPTPVQKHAIPIIKEKRDLMACAQTGSGKTAAFLLPILSQIYSDGPGEALRAMKENGRYGRRKQYPISLVLAPTRELAVQIYEEARKFSYRSRVRPCVVYGGADIGQQIRDLERGCHLLVATPGRLVDMMERGKIGLDFCKYLVLDEADRMLDMGFEPQIRRIVEQDTMPPKGVRHTMMFSATFPKEIQMLARDFLDEYIFLAVGRVGSTSENITQKVVWVEESDKRSFLLDLLNATGKDSLTLVFVETKKGADSLEDFLYHEGYACTSIHGDRSQRDREEALHQFRSGKSPILVATAVAARGLDISNVKHVINFDLPSDIEEYVHRIGRTGRVGNLGLATSFFNERNINITKDLLDLLVEAKQEVPSWLENMAYEHHYKGSSRGRSKSRFSGGFGARDYRQSSGGSSSSFSSSRASSSRSGGGGHGSSRGFGGGGYGSFYNSDGYGGNYNSQGVDWWGN; encoded by the exons ATGAGTCATGTGGCGGTGGAAAATGCGCTCGGGCTGGACCAGCAG TTTGCTGGCCTAGACCTGAACTCTTCAGATAATCAGAGTGGAGGAAGTACAGCCAGca AAGGGCGCTATATTCCTCCTCACTTAAGGAACAGAGAAGCTACTAAAG gattctATGATAAAGACAGTTCAGGGTGGAGTTCTAGTAAAGATAAGGATGCATACAGCAGTTTTGGTTCCCGTAGTGATTCAAGAGGAAAGTCTAGTTTCTTCAGTGATCGTGGAAGTGGATCAAGGGGAAG GTTTGATGATCGTGGACGAGGTGACTATGATGGCATTGGCGGCCGTGGTGACAGAGGTGGTTTTGGCAAATACGAACGTGGAAATAGCCGCTGGTGTGACAAATCAGATGAAGATGATTGGTCAAAACCACTCCCACCAAGTGAACGCTTGGAACA AGAACTCTTTTCTGGAGGCAACACTGGGATTAACTTTGAAAAATATGATGACATTCCAGTTGAGGCAACAGGCAACAACTGTCCTCCACACATTGAAAGT TTCAGTGATGTTGAGATGGGGGAAATTATTATGGGAAACATTGAGCTTACTCGTTACACTCGCCCAACTCCAGTGCAAAAGCATGCTATTCCTATTATCAAAGAGAAGAGAGACTTGATGGCCTGTGCCCAAACAG ggtCTGGAAAAACTGCAGCATTTCTCTTGCCCATCTTGAGTCAGATTTATTCTGATGGTCCCGGTGAGGCTCTGAGGGCCATGAAG GAAAATGGAAGATATGGGCGCCGCAAACAATACCCAATCTCTTTGGTGTTAGCACCAACTAGAGAATTGGCCGTACAGATCTATGAGGAAGCCAGGAAA ttttcatACCGATCTAGAGTTCGTCCTTGTGTGGTTTATGGTGGTGCTGATATTGGTCAGCAAATTCGAGACTTAGAACGTGGATGCCATTTATTAGTTGCGACTCCAGGACGTCTAGTGGATATGATGGAAAGAGGAAAAATTGGATTAGACTTCTGCAa GTACTTGGTGTTAGATGAAGCTGATCGGATGTTGGATATGGGGTTtgaacctcagatacgtagaatCGTTGAACAAGATACTATGCCACCAAAGGGAGTTCGCCACACTATGATGTTTAGTGCTACTTTCCCTAAGGAAATACAG atgctTGCTCGTGACTTCTTGGATGAATATATCTTTTTGGCCGTAGGAAGAGTTGGCTCTACCTCTGAGAACATAACACAGAAAGTAGTTtgggttgaagagtcagacaaacgGTCATTTCTGCTTGATCTTCTAAATGCAACAG GCAAAGATTCACTGACCTTAGTGTTTGTGGAGACCAAAAAGGGTGCAGATTCTCTGGAGGATTTCTTATACCATGAAGGATATGCTTGTACCAGTATCCATGGAGACCGATCTCAGAGAGATAGAGAAGAGGCCCTTCACCAGTTCCGCTCAGGAAAAAGCCCAATTCTCGTGGCTACAGCA gtAGCAGCAAGAGGACTGGACATATCAAATGTGAAACATGTTATCAATTTTGACTTGCCAAGTGATATTGAAGAATATGTACATCGCATTGGCCGTACAGGACGTGTGGGAAACCTTG GCCTTGCCACCTCATTCTTTAATGAGAGGAACATAAATATTACCAAGGATTTGTTGGATCTTCTTGTTGAAGCTAAACAGGAAGTGCCATCTTGGTTAGAAAACATGGCTTATGAACACCACTACAAGGGTAGCAGTCGTGGACGATCCAAAAG TAGATTCAGTGGAGGATTTGGTGCCAGAGACTATCGACAGAGTAGTGGTGGCAGCagttccagcttcagcagcagCCGCGCCAGCAGCAGCCGCAGTGGTGGAGGTGGCCATGGAAGCAGCAGAGGGTTTGGTGGAG GTGGCTATGGAAGCTTTTACAACAGTGATGGATATGGAGGAAATTATAACTCCCAGGGGGTTGACTGGTGGGGTAACTGA